The DNA segment GCTCAAGATTTATTTACACTCAAAGAGAAAAACACAAAAGACCACGTAAGATATACTTTAAGTGCTCATATTCATAAATGTTTCAGATGTTTCATAACtgaattttacaaaaaaaacatTAATATCAGAATAAAAAATTACACTAGGGCATAATATTCCTATCCCGGTCAACAAAATTTGGGCAGAAGATAAAAGAGGGACAAGGAAAACTTCGAATAGTTTACGAACGCATCGGAGAAGCACCAAATCACCGCCGGCGATGGGTAAAAAAAAATTTGGACCATTTCTCGATTTGTGCGTGTCATCCTTGCGCAGGGGCCATGCTAATCTTCTCTGTATCGTTCCAATTTTATCGGATGTCCCCGGAGGGACGAACTCTAAGATTGAGCTTTTGCCATATAAACTGTGGAACGCTTCAGCAATTGCTCGGTGTGGGAACTTCGGACGGAAAAGGGTTTTGTTTACTCGCTTGGTTGAGGCCTTCTCTAAAAGCCCATGACGAAATGGGCTGCTTGTGGACTACTATAATAAGATGAAACCCACTATATTTTTGAATGGCAAGTGCCTGCTTAAAATTTTAGAGATAAAATGACTTTTTTGCGTTATGAAAATAGACTTAAGTTACTAGCTCTACCATGTATAAAGGCGAGACAAATGAATTATTTCAAGCATGATGTGATTTTaacaaatttatattttcttgagCCAGGATCCTCTAGTATTTACAATATTATGATTGTTctatcaaaatatttttcacgCCAGATTGGCTAATTAGATATTTGGACTTGAGGGAGCTGGCTTCTTTCGTTCCAGTGTATTTGTTCTTAGCTCGGTTCTTACTACTACTTGTACCAACACTTGCAGATTTAACTTGTttggaagcttatttacaatcaTCATTCACTGGATTTTTAGCGTTCGCAACTTGTTTTCTACTTTTTTCTCTCGTTTGCCAACTCAAACTTACAACATTATCCACAACGTCACCTAATAATGTAAAATTCTGTTTTAAGACTTGCTTACGCACCTTCATTGGTGTctgaaataccaaaattttctcTTTCTCGTTTTAACAATTTATTTATAATGAAAGTTGTAAACAATTTTTTATACTATCGTGTAACTTAAATAATTACAATAAAGTACACTTTTTCAGCTTATCAATGCACACCATAAAAAAAGTCGCATACTCATTTAGAACTAAAGCCTTGCATCTCTTATTGGGGAATTTTTCATTAAGAACTTACACCTATACATAACGTCTCAATACTTCAGCCGTACAGGCTGAAAGGCGCAAGATGTTACTACACATTTGAATTTGAATTCCTGTCATATCCATTTGCTTCACTATTTTAACTGCTCCATCCTCGATTAATAAAGTAAAACTAAATGGAAGACATACGACTAGGAAACAGAACTATTACTATAAGTCCACCGAACCTTAAAATTTAGAGAACTAGTACGATAAAAACAGAAAATAGCTAATGTTAACCAATGACCATGTTTATATTACAAGTCCATCAGTTCAACCTGAgataacaaaaagaaagaaaacacgaGCATAACAGACATAACCGTAAGGTTCTAATCTACTATAGTTTTGCATATGTAGCCAATCCTCTATATCAAGATATTGCAGATACTTGTCCCAAAACCTCCAAAAAGACCAGCAGATGGTGATAACGAAGACCAAATCATCAACGGGGACTGCCAAGAGGGGGAAAAACAACAGTCAAATAAGGGGAAATCACCAAAGAAACCAGGTTAGTAGCATTTTTATAGTAGGAAGCTGGTAAAAAATACAACCAGACCACAGAAAGCTTTTCTAATCTTTTCTCTGTGCTAGTCACCTACTATCATCATGACCAGCAACTGTATGTCATGGTATATCCATAACGTCCATAAAATGACAAGTCATATCTCGGCGTTTAGTAGCAACAGCTCAAAGCCTCAAACACCAACTCTCTACCAAAAGGGTGCTGATTTGAGCTGCTATGTAATAGTATATCCATAACGGCCCTTCGAACCACCAAAAAAGGGCAGCTGTATGTGTACACGAAGGAACAAATGTATAAAGAGTACTATAATATCGAAAGGATGTGCATTGTACAGGCTAGTTCAATTTAATGTTTCACAAACCTGTAGGACCTAGAGCGAGATCTGGCTGAGCTGTCTGCATTTCTTCCAGGTCTCTCGAGCCTCCTTGGGGCAGAGTCCACATCATGAGCAATCGGACTATTATCTCTTGGACTCGGGCTAGACCTACCTTTTTTCTGAATGCGTGGAGAATTTGACCTGGACATTTGCCGGGACTGTCTCGAAGATCTTCCATTCAACCTATAATTTCTTTCATCCCTTGGAGAAACAGACGGAGATTTTGACCTGCATCTCCTTGGAGAATAGTAATCATCCCGATTCTCACGATCCCTGTCCCTGTGAACCATAGTGCACTTAAGCCGCTTAATGATAAGTTCAATGTAGTTTTTGCAGCAACCCATGAAGTTGAAAACAGTACAAACAAGTAAAAAGACTAGCACTGGTTTTCAAATGACTGCTTATTCCAACTCACAATGCCACACTACTCAAAAATAAGGCTGATACTAAAACAAACCATGAAAGGTAGATTCCTTCACTATCTATCTACTGAACCACAACCTTTACCTGTATCCttatttcatagtccggaaaaaacTACAGTTGATCCAGACTGTTTAAGCACTATATGGTACAGTTCTTCAGCATCTGATCACTTCAAAGCTCTTCTTTGCCCCAAATCTCGAGGTACCTTTCCTTGGGCATTCTCATGAAATGCCAATCagtgaaaacttcaaaaatctttGCCTCTTTGAAGGTGAATTCTTTCTTTGGCCAACTATAAGCTCTAAATTTTCTCTCTAACTGGATATTGTGCAACATTAAgaaataaaacatgaatttaaagaTAAGCAAATGAAGGTCTTTGTGACTGAAATATGTCCACACCACTTCAATTGGTTCTCCGAGGTACGATAGAAGGCTCATCCTTAATAGGAAAAAATccagaaaaggaaaatcacatGAACTTTGATGATGGTGATTTGAAACTTCCGGAGATTCATCACATTTCATGAGCAAGTAATCTTTGACTTTAAGGTCCCTTTTCTCAATTGTCTTTATTAGTCCAGAATTCTTTAAGTCTCTTTCTCAATTTAGCATCTGCATTAATAAAGCCACCAGCAGATGTCATTCAAAAATCTAAAGGATAGATGACATATGCCTGCAAGACATTTGACATAATCTATAATAGTGCGTCCCAAATAAGTATTCAACAAAAGTAGAAAGCTAAAGAACCTAATAAGCCACCACAACTCAAGGGACGGAGAAAGCCTCAGTATTCCAGGACAAGAGATAACAGATAAATAAATAGAGAAAAGATCAATTCCTAAAATCAAGTGGATAGAGTGAGGCAACCAGCACTTTGGCAGATATAAATATGCTACATCACTATCCTAAGTTCCTAACCACCAAAGAGAAAaaaacaagcataaaataatCAGATACCAACTAAGGAGTGTTTTATGGCAAAAAAAGGTAATAACAAAcaaaaaatattatcattatGAAAATAGGCAAGAAAAATAGATAAAGCCACAATACAGAGCGTCTTGATGATGCAAggcaaaataactacaattttACAAAGAAGAAGCTCATTGACGAAGGACATGCACCATAATGCTGAAGAGGAATCAAACAGATCAACGTGCAAAGTCTCTCTTAAGAGCAACAATTATATCTAAATGTAGGGAAAATGACCAATTTTGTCTTGATAGTTGAAATTGTGCTTGTGCACATCAGGCAACGAAATTGCTGCTACTATGACTACAGGCTACAGATATCTTTTATCCCTGTAGATGTTCTTACTAGATTTTGTCCCATTAGAATCAGTTGCAGTCCTTGCTCAAAGACAAACAAACAATAGGAGAATACAAGCAAAACTTCTGTTATGAAATACAAACCTTGAGTCGCGTCGTGCCGGGGAAGCCGAGCGCGAGTAAGCTGCCATAGAAAATTCTAGACCATTACTCTTAAAGGAAGGCAATACTCTTGATTCTAACAGTACTAAGTTtacttctttcttctctttttcctttttttaatttcgGAGGGGTGGGAGCCTCAATGCAATATCATATAAATCAGCATCAGAAGTTAAATGAGTCATTGAGAAACTAAACAGTTACTTTTAGTAAGTGAGTTAGAATTCAAACTGACAGTGATATCTGCGACTTGGGAACCTTTGTGGACTGTGTCTCCTATAGCTGCCTCGAGCACTAGGTCCACTAGTTAAACAGAAAAAGTAGTAGACTTTAGATTCACTGAGGGTGAACACTTGAGCTGGAAAAGAGATTGATAATCAACATGATTGCAACTCGAAGCAAACCACATATATGTAGCACCTTGTGCGTAAAACCCTATTCATTTCTTGAGGGGTCTTTCGATTCTCCTCCGCAAAAACAATTCTAATTTCACGTCCACCAATAACTGTACAGTTTAAGTGTGCTTTTGCTTCAGCTGCATCTTCCGCATAACGGAACTTCACAAAGCCAAATCCTCGTGGTTCCCTACATAtaagttgagattattttaggaAGAATAAATAGATAAAATGTCACAGCGAACTTGCTTACATTGCTGATACTCTAGTCCAAAACTTAGATAAAGGAGGGGTACAATACGCCGACACTCAACATAAAACTTGTCGATTTATGGAAGTGAGGTTGCTTGATGTGATTAGGTTATGTCTTACATAGACCTCCAGGAGCATCGGCTAAAAAGTGTGAAACATGATGGTTGAAGATGTTAAAAGAGAATGAGGTAGAACCAAAGCCACATGGAATGCAATTGTCTTGAAGAATCTACAATCTCTTGAAATTCATGCAAACTTGGAGACAAATAGAGCATACAGAAAGAAAAAGATCACACATATAGACAATACAAACTAATTGAGATTAAGGCTTAGTCTTTTTGATATGCTCACTTGGTCAAATATTTGCTAGAGGAGTTTTTCAATCATTGTGGGAGATTTGTATGACGATAAGAAAATGTAGAGGACTTCTAGTATTAGAGCCTAATTTATTGAATATTGGAATGAGACATCTAGATGAAGCGAAAAGGATAGTGAAGATTCATATTGCCGACCCTAAGTAGCTTGGAACTGTGTCGAAGTTGGGTTGTTATTGATCATAGTGGTATTAACAAATAGCAGGACGTGGAAACAGACCCATATTGCAGAATACAGTACCAAGTGAGAAGCCATATTATCAAGGCGCGTGCATACCCAGTATAGTAATTCTTGGGCAGATAGACATCTTTTACAGGACCAAAACGTTCAAAGGGGACCCTGACATCTTCTGGCCTGTAGAACAAGCACAAAATGATTAACTTTATCCACAACTATAGCAACATCTGCTTAGAGACTGAGAAAGAGAGGGAGACAGAGAGAGAAAGCAATCTTCAGTTTATGAAATACAAATGGAAAACAAATCAACCCAACCTTTAGAAAGATGGAGTGCTTCAACTTTTATTAAGCCATATTAACTGACAGGCAGAAACTACTGTATAAATTCTGCAATTCATTTCTTTTTACTAGCtatattatttcaaaaggttTTTAAAGCCATCTGAAATATAAGAAACCATAAAGCCCACATGTATCAATGTTTGTAGATATGGAAGATAGTTTATTGCATAGCATCATAATTCAACCTCTCCGTCAGAGATACATCTGCTAGTGGTCCAAGGAGCAAGTCTAGGTGTTAAAGGATTTGATGTGTTTGAACACGTAAGAAACTTGTTACTAGTCTAAAACACGATCActgaaaaagaatcaaaataaaaaGTGTCCATTGTCTAACGGATAGGAAGGAGAAATCAGATAAGTGAGATCTCGCGCAAGTGTTTACATAAATCTTCTTGTGTCTGAATAGTTGATTGATAGATCAATCAATCCTTAATTTAATTATCTTTTGCATATACAAGTCgacaaaatgaaactcaaacAACTCATTGATATGGTTTTCATTAAACTAGggaaaaagggccaaatatacccctctactttagTATATCGGGCCATATCtaccctccgttatactatcaGGCCATATCTACCCTTACCGTTagccaaactttttaaaaatacccTTCACCCAACGAAAAGCCACCAGATTAATAAAAtaatcatttaaaaaaaattcattaacCCGTTAAACCAGTCACTTAAAATACGTAACTTAAATTTCTGAAGCGTcttaacatattttatttatttagagaGAGTGATGGTGGAAGTAGGATTAGTaaaaacttatatttttggtTATTAGTTGTTCATGGTGGCATTAGGATGTCAAGTTATCACTTTCGGttattatttttttgtgtgtGGTTATAATATGGCATCCCTTTGTCTAATGTTATGCACACTTGACAGTTGGTTTGTATGTTGGTAACAACTGATATATACTTTAATAATACTTGTGTTTGGTTAATACATAAAGTTAGTGTACTTAGGTTTTTAAGTTGCTTTCCAACTTGTTGGTGTACTTTCTTTCATTCTTGATGAATTCCTTAGACTGTAGCTAGATATTAAATTGAATCTCCTCTAATTATTTTCTAATGTTTATTCATTATAAGTTCAGTTGTTACTAAGAATTATGAGTATCACATCCCATAGTTTGGAATCTAACTTTGGTTCTTAAGGCGAGATTTGACGATAATTACTTGTTGCCCAAACGCTTAAAGCAGAATAAGAAAATCATGGTGCGTGAATACTCATCAACAAAGGCTCACTGTTGGAGGAAGAAATACTTTGGCAGATGCCCTAAGACTTCAGAACTGTTAACCTAATAAGATATAAACATTCAAGTCATGGTGGAAAGAAAATCATGATGAATACTCGGTACAGTTCGACATGGTGGGATAAAAAAGAGAGAAgctagaagaaaaaaagaaatagaaaaaggtAGAATATAATAAACATATAATAAGGATATTAAAAGAATTGGGACTCAATATATTAGATGATTGTCGGTATTTTTATGTCTTTCACTTCATGAGTTCAACAAGTGACTACGAAGGAGATGAATAATATGCGAGGAAAAAGTGCAGTAAATGAAAGGGGTTTAACGAGTTATTAAtggattttaaaaaaaagtatttttt comes from the Nicotiana tabacum cultivar K326 chromosome 14, ASM71507v2, whole genome shotgun sequence genome and includes:
- the LOC107819002 gene encoding serine/arginine-rich SC35-like splicing factor SCL28, which gives rise to MGRHRSRSRSYSPVRRKRHDEPRDRRHDRRSPAPSGLLVRNISLSARPEDVRVPFERFGPVKDVYLPKNYYTGEPRGFGFVKFRYAEDAAEAKAHLNCTVIGGREIRIVFAEENRKTPQEMNRVLRTSGPSARGSYRRHSPQRFPSRRYHSYSRSASPARRDSRDRDRENRDDYYSPRRCRSKSPSVSPRDERNYRLNGRSSRQSRQMSRSNSPRIQKKGRSSPSPRDNSPIAHDVDSAPRRLERPGRNADSSARSRSRSYSPR